The following proteins come from a genomic window of Corallococcus sp. NCRR:
- a CDS encoding ABC transporter permease, translated as MKGLIGTVLRKEVLDHLRDKRTLGTAVMWPLLGPLVFLVMFNVMASWYRQDRPLEMPVVGREHAPSLMAFLERYGAKLTEAPQGYEALVQAGKLDLVLVVPEDYAKSFTDGHTAAVRLVVDSSRNKARQSVQRAQRMLAVYSQQTGSQRLFARGVSPELAVPVRVDELDLSTPERTAATVLTTIPLFLVMAAFAGGMQLASDTMAGERERGSLEPLLLNPAPRGAVVAGKWLATCAMAGTGVLLCLVGYFLVVKRVPLEDLGVRARFDTPAALGMLAAVLPLVLAASAVQMWVSTYARSFKEAQTYLSLLMVLPTLPGMLLALSPIQTQTWMFAVPVLGQELLAGEVMRGETLGPVPFLLAFASCVAVSLVALRFTTRLLTQERIIFGRS; from the coding sequence ATGAAGGGCCTCATCGGGACGGTGCTGCGCAAGGAAGTGCTCGACCACCTGCGGGACAAGCGCACGCTGGGCACCGCGGTGATGTGGCCGCTCCTGGGCCCGCTGGTGTTCCTGGTGATGTTCAACGTGATGGCCTCCTGGTACCGGCAGGACCGGCCGCTGGAGATGCCGGTGGTGGGCCGCGAGCACGCGCCCAGCCTGATGGCCTTCCTGGAGCGCTACGGCGCGAAGCTGACGGAGGCGCCGCAGGGCTACGAGGCGCTGGTGCAGGCGGGGAAGCTGGACCTGGTGCTGGTGGTGCCGGAGGACTACGCGAAGTCCTTCACGGACGGGCACACCGCCGCGGTGCGGCTGGTGGTGGACAGCTCGCGCAACAAGGCCCGCCAGTCCGTGCAGCGCGCGCAGCGGATGCTGGCGGTGTACTCGCAGCAGACCGGCAGCCAGCGCCTGTTCGCGCGTGGCGTGTCCCCGGAGCTGGCGGTGCCCGTGCGCGTGGACGAGCTGGACCTGTCCACCCCCGAGCGCACCGCGGCCACGGTGCTCACCACCATCCCGCTGTTCCTGGTGATGGCGGCGTTCGCGGGCGGCATGCAGCTGGCCAGCGACACCATGGCGGGTGAGCGCGAGCGCGGCTCATTGGAGCCCCTGCTCCTCAACCCCGCCCCGCGCGGCGCGGTGGTGGCAGGCAAGTGGCTGGCCACCTGCGCCATGGCGGGCACGGGCGTACTCTTGTGTCTGGTGGGTTACTTCCTGGTGGTGAAGCGCGTGCCGCTGGAGGACCTGGGCGTGCGCGCCCGCTTCGACACGCCGGCCGCGCTGGGCATGCTGGCCGCGGTGCTGCCGCTGGTGCTGGCCGCGTCCGCCGTGCAGATGTGGGTGTCCACCTATGCACGTTCGTTCAAGGAGGCGCAGACGTACCTGTCCCTCCTGATGGTGCTGCCCACGCTGCCCGGGATGCTGCTGGCCCTGTCCCCCATCCAGACGCAGACGTGGATGTTCGCGGTGCCGGTGCTGGGGCAGGAGCTGCTCGCGGGCGAGGTGATGCGCGGCGAGACGCTGGGGCCGGTGCCCTTCCTGCTCGCGTTCGCGTCCTGCGTGGCGGTGTCCCTGGTGGCGCTGCGGTTCACCACGCGTCTGTTGACCCAGGAGCGCATCATCTTCGGCAGGAGCTAG
- a CDS encoding DUF3226 domain-containing protein — translation MPPKPERILLVEGAEDREVVYHLCNHHKLDNKQLFVVEAKDGYERLRDDLKVRPRVPGVKTIGVVVDADEDLAHRWQSLRDVLEHSGYTQLPGQPEAAGIIIPTQGTLPRIGIWMMPDNQLTGILEDFLQQLVTQGDPLLPAAFTALDALPERRFKPTYHSKAAIHTWLAWQQEPGTPLGQAVSKHYLQADHELAQRFVAWMRRLFIPAPEAPAP, via the coding sequence ATGCCGCCCAAGCCAGAGCGGATCCTCCTGGTCGAAGGCGCGGAGGACCGCGAGGTCGTCTACCACCTCTGCAACCACCACAAGCTCGACAACAAGCAACTCTTCGTTGTTGAAGCCAAGGACGGCTACGAGCGTCTTCGCGACGATTTGAAAGTCCGACCGCGCGTGCCTGGAGTGAAGACGATCGGCGTCGTTGTCGACGCGGATGAAGACCTTGCCCACCGGTGGCAGTCGCTGCGCGATGTATTGGAGCACTCCGGCTACACCCAACTGCCCGGGCAGCCTGAAGCAGCGGGCATCATCATCCCCACCCAAGGCACGCTGCCGCGCATCGGCATCTGGATGATGCCGGACAACCAGCTCACCGGAATCCTGGAGGATTTCCTCCAGCAGCTCGTCACACAGGGCGACCCGCTCCTGCCCGCGGCTTTCACGGCCCTGGACGCCCTCCCCGAGCGCCGCTTCAAGCCCACCTACCACTCCAAGGCCGCCATCCACACCTGGCTCGCCTGGCAGCAGGAACCCGGCACGCCACTCGGCCAGGCCGTTTCCAAGCACTACCTCCAGGCAGACCACGAGCTCGCCCAGCGCTTCGTGGCCTGGATGCGGCGCCTGTTCATCCCCGCTCCCGAAGCCCCAGCCCCATGA
- a CDS encoding alpha/beta hydrolase, whose translation MRQGLPRAGGWPLVTGGILSHPLASLAVLAALSLTGCSRSSSAEAASPRRMDLKPCRLDGVAAQTLCGTLEVFEDRAAAKGRKIPLRVVVVPALASQPKEDPLFFLAGGPGQAASRTRILPALERIRRQRDIVFVDQRGTGDSHPLDCEALNPSRASLAERFEDREDADVIPQCRKGWDADERLYTTSIAMDDLDDVRAALGYRQVNLWGISYGTRAALVYMRQHPDRVRTAILDGVAPMGQYLPLYAARDGQRALDLLMDACAKDSVCAKAYPDLRARTEALLAKLEASPAKVHLAHPRTGVPEDFTLTRRVFLSELFSLLYSPDVASLVPLMLDRAAKDDWTPFVALSLGLTDEVARTTSRGMFLAVVCAEDAPFFTEEDAEREAKGTWFGPRMAQELKRACAKWPQSNVPPSFREPVKSDIPTLLLSGELDPVTPPPWGEEAKRTLTHSLHVVVPGLGHNTVGADCARTLMADLLTRGSVEGLTPDCGAGLKRPPFFTSFAGPVP comes from the coding sequence ATGCGCCAGGGGCTCCCCCGTGCTGGAGGTTGGCCCCTCGTGACAGGTGGCATCTTGTCTCACCCCCTCGCCTCGCTGGCGGTGCTGGCGGCGCTGTCACTCACGGGCTGTTCCCGGTCCTCCAGCGCGGAGGCCGCCTCCCCGCGGCGGATGGACCTGAAGCCGTGCCGGCTGGACGGGGTGGCCGCGCAGACCCTCTGCGGCACGCTGGAGGTCTTCGAGGACCGGGCCGCGGCGAAGGGGCGCAAGATTCCGCTGCGCGTGGTGGTGGTGCCCGCGCTCGCGTCGCAGCCGAAGGAGGACCCGCTGTTCTTCCTCGCGGGCGGCCCCGGCCAGGCGGCGTCCCGCACGCGCATCCTGCCCGCGCTGGAGCGCATCCGGCGCCAGCGCGACATCGTGTTCGTGGACCAGCGCGGCACGGGGGACTCGCACCCGCTGGACTGCGAGGCGTTGAACCCCTCGCGCGCGTCGCTGGCGGAGCGCTTCGAGGACCGCGAGGACGCGGACGTGATTCCCCAGTGCCGCAAGGGCTGGGATGCGGACGAGCGGCTCTACACCACGTCCATCGCCATGGACGACCTGGACGACGTGCGCGCGGCGCTGGGCTACCGGCAGGTGAACCTGTGGGGCATCTCCTACGGGACGCGCGCGGCGCTGGTGTACATGCGCCAGCACCCGGACCGCGTGCGCACCGCCATCCTGGATGGCGTGGCCCCCATGGGGCAGTACCTGCCGCTGTACGCCGCGCGCGACGGCCAGCGCGCCCTGGACCTGCTGATGGACGCGTGCGCGAAGGACAGCGTCTGCGCGAAGGCGTATCCGGACCTGCGCGCCCGCACGGAAGCGCTGCTCGCGAAGCTGGAGGCCAGCCCCGCGAAGGTGCACCTGGCGCATCCGCGCACGGGCGTGCCGGAGGACTTCACGCTCACCCGGCGCGTCTTCCTGTCGGAGCTGTTCTCGCTGCTCTACAGCCCGGACGTCGCGTCGCTGGTGCCCTTGATGCTGGACCGCGCCGCGAAGGATGACTGGACGCCCTTCGTCGCGCTGTCGCTGGGGCTCACCGACGAGGTGGCGCGCACCACCAGCCGGGGCATGTTCCTCGCCGTGGTGTGCGCGGAGGACGCGCCCTTCTTCACGGAGGAGGACGCCGAGCGTGAAGCGAAGGGCACCTGGTTCGGCCCGCGCATGGCGCAGGAGCTCAAGCGCGCGTGCGCGAAGTGGCCCCAGTCCAACGTGCCCCCGAGCTTCCGCGAGCCCGTGAAATCGGACATCCCCACGCTGCTGCTGTCCGGTGAGCTGGACCCCGTGACGCCGCCGCCCTGGGGCGAGGAGGCGAAGCGGACGCTCACGCACAGCCTGCACGTGGTGGTGCCGGGGCTGGGGCACAACACGGTGGGCGCGGACTGCGCGCGCACGCTGATGGCGGACCTGCTCACGCGCGGCAGCGTGGAGGGCCTGACGCCCGACTGTGGCGCGGGCCTCAAGCGGCCACCCTTCTTCACCTCCTTCGCCGGCCCTGTCCCGTAG
- a CDS encoding AAA family ATPase, producing the protein MRQDTAAMPPPSAPLLPSFRIQGFRAFRDLEIPRLGRVNLIVGKNNVGKTTLLEAIKVYAAGLEAAWELRDLLERRQEIQRGALRDKAQSPIDVDRMFFHGPPQDRPKSIRLGPLQGDKELRIQSGRLVIPVQSQEPDVRAHFVMEGDARFYEELQSDEALEVRYGASPPRRSRIRALNDAIAASTSEARRKSHPEQRGSLVCNYVPVRGLDRSSIGALWDNIVLTANEQSAVDALRLILPDIERISLIEDSRQPGMRYALVARARHPIPEPLQSMGDGMTRIFELALGLVSSGNGLFLIDEIENGIHYSIREQLWRFIFEASSQLNVQVFATTHSWDCISAFQKAASAHPEDGMLISLAQTDGDIKATVFNEGDLEIITRESIEVR; encoded by the coding sequence GTGCGCCAGGACACCGCTGCCATGCCGCCCCCTTCCGCTCCCCTCCTCCCCTCCTTCCGCATCCAGGGGTTCCGAGCGTTCAGGGACCTGGAGATTCCGCGCCTGGGCCGCGTCAATCTCATCGTCGGCAAGAACAACGTGGGGAAGACCACGTTGTTGGAGGCGATCAAGGTCTATGCAGCCGGGTTGGAGGCTGCATGGGAACTTCGTGACCTTCTCGAACGCAGGCAAGAGATTCAACGAGGCGCTCTCCGCGACAAGGCACAGTCTCCGATTGATGTCGACCGGATGTTCTTCCACGGTCCGCCCCAAGATCGTCCGAAGTCGATCCGGCTTGGGCCGCTACAAGGAGACAAAGAGCTTCGGATCCAATCAGGTCGGCTCGTCATCCCGGTCCAGTCGCAGGAGCCTGACGTCCGTGCGCACTTCGTCATGGAAGGTGATGCGCGGTTTTACGAGGAACTGCAGAGCGACGAGGCGCTGGAGGTCCGGTATGGCGCGTCTCCCCCCAGACGCTCTCGTATTCGTGCGCTCAATGACGCCATCGCGGCATCGACTTCAGAGGCACGCCGCAAGTCCCATCCTGAGCAACGGGGCTCCTTGGTCTGCAACTACGTCCCAGTCCGTGGTCTCGACAGATCAAGTATCGGAGCCCTTTGGGACAACATCGTCCTGACCGCGAACGAGCAATCCGCTGTTGATGCCTTGAGGCTCATCCTTCCGGACATCGAACGCATCTCACTGATTGAAGACTCCAGACAACCCGGCATGCGTTATGCGCTCGTTGCCAGGGCAAGACATCCCATCCCAGAGCCTCTTCAGAGCATGGGAGATGGCATGACTCGCATCTTCGAGCTGGCATTGGGTCTCGTGAGCTCTGGGAATGGGCTGTTCCTGATCGATGAGATCGAGAACGGAATCCACTACTCTATTCGAGAGCAGCTCTGGCGGTTCATCTTCGAGGCTTCCAGCCAGCTCAATGTGCAGGTCTTCGCCACCACGCACAGCTGGGACTGCATCTCTGCCTTCCAGAAAGCAGCGTCCGCTCACCCTGAAGACGGGATGCTCATCAGCCTCGCGCAGACTGACGGCGACATCAAAGCCACCGTCTTCAACGAGGGCGACCTGGAGATCATCACCCGGGAATCCATCGAGGTCCGCTGA
- the panD gene encoding aspartate 1-decarboxylase — protein sequence MRRILFKSKIHRATVTQADLDYEGSVTIDKDLLQAADILPFEKVAVWNVTRGTRLETYALEGESGSGVICINGAAAHLNQPGDLVILATFAEVEEAEVANWKPTVVFVDGKNRAVPGVTEEIPGPARRIA from the coding sequence ATGCGCCGCATCCTCTTCAAGTCCAAGATCCACCGCGCGACGGTGACCCAGGCCGACCTCGACTACGAGGGTTCGGTGACCATCGACAAGGACCTGCTCCAGGCGGCGGACATCCTGCCCTTCGAGAAGGTCGCGGTGTGGAACGTCACGCGCGGCACCCGGCTGGAGACGTACGCCCTGGAGGGCGAGTCCGGCAGCGGTGTCATCTGCATCAACGGCGCGGCGGCGCACCTCAACCAGCCGGGCGACCTGGTCATCCTGGCCACCTTCGCGGAAGTGGAGGAGGCGGAGGTCGCCAACTGGAAGCCCACGGTCGTCTTCGTGGACGGCAAGAACCGGGCGGTCCCCGGCGTCACCGAGGAAATCCCCGGTCCCGCGCGCCGTATCGCCTAG
- a CDS encoding tail fiber domain-containing protein, translating into MSSVRGAGVALSCVVGLLAGGCGADGTQGPAGPVGPAGAVQVGTGLKLDGEAVSVVYGDGPGTAVEGNDPRLLAAGQGIRNGTEPQDASFAVAGTGQVRGRLTANAEVFLDAAASAKDTVPLLRVRNTVSGTNEPTWDNYRVFTVDSAGGLLARGEQGVGNIPITGAGDRMMWHPFKAAFRVGHAETEWDEANIGFVSFAAGNQTTASAYGTVAFGEQCAASGTVAACMGSNNTASGTASFTAGASNTASGFCSMAVGYTNVATGQGSIALGYRTNANADYSTAMGQRASSGGFRGAFIWADNSTNASVVANTADNQFTARAAGGFRFRTSSNMAMGCDLPAGSGVFSCTSDRTTKEDFRRVDAEAVLAKVAAMPVESWRYKTEADGVRHVGPVAQDFRAAFGLGADDKSIGLLDIDGVNMVAIQALARRTEELNAKSAEVDALKAQMAELQRSLSRLEAAVHAQAAKP; encoded by the coding sequence ATGTCGTCTGTCCGAGGAGCTGGCGTCGCGTTGAGCTGTGTCGTGGGGCTGCTGGCCGGCGGGTGTGGCGCTGACGGCACGCAGGGGCCGGCGGGGCCGGTGGGTCCCGCGGGGGCGGTGCAGGTGGGCACGGGGCTGAAGCTCGACGGCGAGGCGGTGAGCGTTGTCTACGGTGACGGGCCGGGCACGGCGGTGGAGGGGAATGATCCGCGCCTGTTGGCCGCGGGGCAGGGCATCCGCAACGGGACGGAGCCGCAGGACGCGTCGTTCGCGGTGGCGGGCACGGGGCAGGTGCGCGGCCGGCTGACGGCGAACGCGGAGGTGTTCCTGGACGCGGCGGCGTCCGCGAAGGACACGGTGCCGCTTCTGCGCGTGCGGAACACCGTGTCCGGAACCAACGAGCCCACCTGGGACAACTACCGCGTCTTCACGGTGGACTCCGCGGGCGGGCTGCTCGCGCGCGGCGAGCAAGGCGTTGGCAACATCCCCATCACGGGCGCCGGGGACCGGATGATGTGGCACCCGTTCAAGGCGGCCTTCCGCGTGGGCCATGCCGAGACGGAGTGGGATGAGGCCAACATCGGCTTCGTGTCCTTCGCGGCCGGCAACCAGACGACGGCCAGCGCGTACGGCACCGTCGCGTTCGGTGAGCAGTGCGCGGCGTCCGGCACGGTCGCGGCGTGCATGGGCAGCAACAACACGGCCAGCGGGACCGCGTCCTTCACCGCCGGTGCCTCCAACACCGCGAGCGGCTTCTGCTCCATGGCGGTGGGCTACACCAACGTGGCCACGGGGCAGGGCTCCATCGCGCTGGGCTATCGCACCAACGCGAACGCGGACTACTCCACGGCGATGGGGCAGCGCGCGAGCTCCGGCGGCTTCCGGGGGGCCTTCATCTGGGCGGACAACTCCACCAACGCCTCCGTGGTGGCGAACACCGCGGACAACCAGTTCACGGCGCGCGCGGCGGGCGGGTTCCGCTTCCGCACGAGCAGCAACATGGCCATGGGCTGTGACCTGCCGGCGGGCTCGGGCGTGTTCAGCTGCACGTCGGACCGGACCACGAAGGAGGACTTCCGCCGCGTGGACGCGGAGGCCGTGCTGGCGAAGGTGGCGGCGATGCCGGTGGAGAGCTGGCGCTACAAGACGGAAGCCGACGGCGTGCGGCACGTGGGCCCGGTGGCGCAGGACTTCCGCGCGGCGTTCGGCCTTGGCGCGGACGACAAGAGCATCGGCCTCCTGGACATCGACGGCGTGAACATGGTGGCCATCCAGGCGCTGGCGCGGCGCACGGAGGAGCTGAACGCGAAGAGCGCGGAGGTGGACGCGCTCAAGGCCCAGATGGCCGAGCTCCAGCGCAGCCTGTCCCGCCTGGAGGCGGCCGTGCATGCGCAGGCCGCGAAGCCCTGA
- a CDS encoding DUF2804 domain-containing protein, with protein sequence MTLEREREALLPFAPNSVASTEGEPRFGTYQGELPEVDLPRLLGKWAPGRTTRLLKRKRWHYTFVATQEVAALFAVVDLGYTANAFAVAVDLQEKKPLCDVSFLGVPGPLAEVSDKPGAGLVAAFRTLGGRMSVKRGESDERYQVEVDVSRMRTQSLQSFQWNGELLVAGGPPALTVIAPVQGDGLVNVTQKRSGLLAFGSLEAGGRRFRLDGGVGGMDYTQGYLARHTAWRWAFAAGRLPDGTPVGLNLVEGFNEGATEANENAVWLGDRLYPVGRAHFEYDAKELLDPWRLTTADGAVDLRFKPIYVHREERNLRLVVSHFAQPVGFFEGTLRVGGQELKLSNVPGVTEDQDMLW encoded by the coding sequence ATGACGCTCGAGCGTGAACGAGAAGCCTTGCTGCCCTTCGCCCCGAACTCGGTGGCCTCCACGGAAGGGGAACCGCGGTTCGGCACGTACCAGGGAGAGCTGCCGGAGGTGGACCTGCCCCGGCTGCTGGGGAAGTGGGCTCCGGGGCGCACCACGCGGCTGCTCAAGCGCAAGCGCTGGCACTACACCTTCGTCGCCACGCAGGAGGTGGCGGCCCTCTTCGCGGTGGTGGACCTGGGCTACACGGCCAACGCCTTCGCGGTGGCGGTGGACCTCCAGGAGAAGAAGCCCCTCTGTGACGTGAGCTTCCTGGGCGTGCCCGGGCCGCTCGCGGAGGTGAGCGACAAGCCGGGCGCGGGGCTCGTGGCGGCCTTCCGCACGCTGGGCGGGCGCATGTCCGTGAAGCGCGGCGAGTCCGACGAGCGCTACCAGGTGGAGGTGGACGTCAGCCGCATGCGCACGCAGTCGCTCCAGTCGTTCCAGTGGAACGGCGAGCTGCTGGTGGCGGGCGGTCCGCCGGCCCTCACCGTCATCGCGCCGGTGCAGGGCGACGGGCTGGTCAACGTCACCCAGAAGCGCAGTGGCCTCTTGGCCTTCGGGAGCCTGGAGGCGGGAGGCCGGCGCTTCCGGCTGGACGGCGGCGTGGGCGGCATGGACTACACGCAGGGCTACCTGGCGCGGCACACCGCCTGGCGCTGGGCCTTCGCGGCCGGGCGGCTGCCGGACGGCACGCCCGTGGGGCTCAACCTGGTGGAGGGCTTCAACGAGGGCGCCACCGAGGCCAACGAGAACGCCGTCTGGCTGGGCGACCGGCTCTACCCGGTGGGCCGCGCGCACTTCGAATACGACGCGAAGGAGCTCCTGGACCCGTGGCGGCTGACGACGGCGGACGGCGCGGTGGACCTGCGCTTCAAGCCCATCTACGTGCACCGCGAGGAGCGCAACCTGCGGCTGGTGGTGAGCCACTTCGCCCAGCCCGTGGGCTTCTTCGAAGGCACCCTGCGCGTGGGCGGCCAGGAGCTGAAGCTGTCCAATGTCCCCGGCGTCACCGAGGACCAGGACATGCTCTGGTAG
- a CDS encoding DUF6986 family protein, with protein MKTTLTPEASAASREALRRANVAFGHAYPGESSRRQPVHTVYGGAHLFRAGTARKMGDLALAALRDYAADGSQLAHGLGLPQRGGFAQRVHDRVVDKLQREPVEDFRIDFEDGYGHRPDAEEDAHAVAAATEVARGLEQGSLPPFIGIRVKSFTEELYARASRTLDLFVTALLEQSGGRMPPSFVVTLPKVTVPEQVTALAKLLSELESAHHLAPGALALELMVETPQALFDSRGRPHLRSLVEAGEGRCSHVHLGVYDYTAALDVSAHMQHMLHPACDSLRDTVQVLLAGSGVHLSDGATNVMPVGPHRKQGDTPLLPTQRRENTDAVHRAWQLAYRHTRHSLERGYYQGWDLHPAQLPVRYAAVYAFFLEGLEPASQRLKAFVDKAAQATLLGDVFDDAATGQGLLNFFLRGLASGALTEEEARATGLTLEELRSRSFRAIVQGRASR; from the coding sequence ATGAAGACCACGCTCACGCCCGAAGCCTCCGCCGCCTCCCGTGAAGCCCTGCGCCGCGCCAACGTGGCGTTCGGCCACGCCTACCCGGGTGAATCCTCCCGGCGCCAGCCCGTGCACACCGTGTACGGCGGCGCCCACCTCTTCCGCGCGGGCACGGCGCGGAAGATGGGGGACCTGGCGCTCGCGGCGCTGCGCGACTACGCCGCGGATGGCTCCCAGCTCGCGCACGGGCTGGGGCTGCCCCAGCGCGGCGGCTTCGCCCAGCGCGTCCATGACCGCGTCGTGGACAAGCTCCAGCGTGAACCCGTGGAGGACTTCCGCATCGACTTCGAGGACGGCTATGGCCACCGCCCCGATGCCGAAGAAGACGCCCACGCCGTCGCCGCCGCCACGGAGGTGGCCCGGGGCCTGGAGCAGGGCTCGCTCCCGCCGTTCATCGGCATCCGCGTGAAGTCCTTCACCGAAGAACTCTACGCCCGCGCCTCGCGCACCCTGGACCTCTTCGTCACCGCGCTGCTGGAGCAATCCGGTGGCAGGATGCCTCCGTCCTTCGTCGTCACCCTGCCCAAGGTCACCGTGCCGGAACAGGTGACCGCCCTGGCGAAGCTCTTGTCGGAGCTGGAGTCCGCCCACCATCTGGCCCCCGGCGCGCTCGCCCTGGAGCTGATGGTGGAGACGCCCCAGGCCCTCTTCGACTCGCGCGGCCGGCCGCACCTGCGCTCGCTCGTGGAGGCCGGCGAGGGCCGCTGCTCCCACGTGCACCTGGGCGTCTACGACTACACCGCCGCCCTGGACGTCAGCGCGCACATGCAGCACATGCTCCACCCCGCCTGTGACTCCCTGCGCGACACCGTGCAGGTGCTCCTCGCGGGCAGCGGCGTGCACCTGTCCGACGGCGCCACCAACGTCATGCCCGTGGGCCCCCACCGCAAGCAGGGCGACACCCCGCTGCTCCCCACGCAGCGGCGCGAGAACACCGACGCCGTGCACCGCGCGTGGCAGCTGGCGTACCGGCACACGCGCCACTCGCTGGAGCGCGGCTACTACCAGGGCTGGGACCTGCACCCCGCCCAGCTCCCCGTGCGCTACGCCGCCGTCTACGCCTTCTTCCTGGAGGGCCTGGAGCCAGCGTCCCAGCGCCTCAAGGCCTTCGTGGACAAGGCCGCCCAGGCCACCCTGCTGGGCGACGTGTTCGACGACGCCGCCACCGGCCAGGGCCTGCTCAACTTCTTCCTGCGCGGCCTGGCCAGCGGCGCCCTCACGGAGGAGGAGGCCCGCGCCACCGGCCTCACGCTGGAGGAGCTGAGGAGCCGCTCCTTCCGCGCCATCGTGCAGGGCCGCGCGTCACGCTGA
- a CDS encoding LEA type 2 family protein, protein MPMKKRAFLVLFALSLTTLAGCATLQSLLNGAFKKPTLKFKTARLANASLSDATVDLVYELDNPNSLGLKLASVDYAFFVEGKQLVAGKPKEGLNLKSNGKSQIVFPANVKFADIAPVVTTFLDKDVAAFKAQGSLGVQTPLGVLRFPLEKEGTFPVPKVPQVQFQAPRITNVTLSGATVEFPLAITNRNAFPLPVAGITGALKVAGANVGNLSTGNLGMLDGSGTKQVTLPLTINFASAASAAMALRSGGNAQVSLTGNLTSDAQSVPLNLSQLVNFTK, encoded by the coding sequence ATGCCCATGAAGAAACGCGCGTTCCTGGTCCTCTTCGCCCTTTCGCTCACCACGCTCGCCGGCTGCGCCACGCTGCAGAGCCTGCTCAACGGAGCCTTCAAGAAGCCCACGCTGAAGTTCAAGACAGCCCGGCTGGCGAACGCCTCCCTGTCCGACGCCACGGTGGACCTGGTGTACGAGCTGGACAACCCCAACAGCCTGGGCCTGAAGCTGGCGTCGGTGGACTACGCCTTCTTCGTGGAGGGCAAGCAGCTGGTGGCCGGCAAGCCGAAGGAGGGCCTGAACCTCAAGTCCAACGGCAAGAGCCAGATTGTCTTCCCCGCCAACGTGAAGTTCGCGGACATCGCGCCGGTGGTGACCACGTTCCTGGACAAGGACGTGGCGGCCTTCAAGGCGCAGGGCTCGCTGGGCGTCCAGACGCCGCTGGGCGTGCTGCGATTCCCCCTGGAGAAGGAGGGCACGTTCCCCGTCCCCAAGGTTCCCCAGGTGCAGTTCCAGGCGCCGCGCATCACGAACGTCACGCTGAGCGGGGCCACGGTGGAGTTTCCGCTGGCCATCACCAACCGCAACGCCTTCCCCCTGCCGGTGGCGGGCATCACCGGCGCGCTCAAGGTGGCGGGCGCCAACGTGGGCAACCTGTCCACGGGCAACCTGGGCATGCTGGATGGCAGCGGGACGAAGCAGGTCACCCTGCCGCTCACCATCAACTTCGCGAGCGCGGCTTCGGCGGCCATGGCGCTGCGCTCGGGCGGCAACGCGCAGGTGAGCCTGACGGGCAACCTGACGTCGGACGCGCAGTCCGTGCCCCTGAACCTGAGCCAGCTCGTGAATTTCACGAAATAG
- a CDS encoding ABC transporter ATP-binding protein, producing MIEARNLHKRFGSVTAVHDVTFTAEDGVITGLLGPNGAGKTTTMRMLYTLVRPDGGTATVDGVDVAKEPQVARRALGVLPDARGLYPRLTAREHARYFGELHGLSGAALDARVEELVELLDMKDIADRRTEGFSQGERVKVALARALVHGPRNVLLDEPTNGLDVMATRSVRTLLRKLKAQGCCVVFSSHVMQEVAALCDRIVVVARGRVVADGTADALRASTGKDSLEEAFVSVIGSEQGLRE from the coding sequence ATGATTGAAGCCAGGAACCTGCACAAGCGCTTCGGCTCCGTGACGGCCGTGCACGACGTGACCTTCACCGCGGAGGACGGCGTCATCACGGGCCTCCTGGGCCCCAACGGCGCGGGCAAGACGACCACGATGCGCATGCTCTACACGCTGGTGCGCCCGGACGGCGGCACCGCCACCGTGGACGGCGTGGACGTGGCGAAGGAGCCGCAAGTGGCCCGGCGCGCGCTGGGCGTGCTGCCGGACGCGCGCGGACTCTATCCGCGCCTCACCGCGCGCGAGCACGCGCGGTACTTCGGCGAGCTGCACGGCCTGTCCGGCGCCGCGCTGGACGCGCGCGTGGAGGAGCTGGTGGAGCTGCTGGACATGAAGGACATCGCGGACCGGCGCACGGAGGGCTTCAGCCAGGGCGAGCGCGTGAAGGTGGCGCTGGCGCGCGCGCTGGTGCACGGGCCGCGCAACGTGCTCCTGGACGAGCCCACCAACGGCCTGGACGTGATGGCCACGCGCTCCGTGCGCACGCTCTTGCGCAAGCTCAAGGCGCAGGGCTGCTGCGTGGTGTTCTCCAGCCACGTGATGCAGGAGGTGGCCGCGCTGTGTGACCGCATCGTGGTGGTGGCGCGCGGGCGGGTGGTGGCGGACGGCACCGCGGACGCGCTGCGCGCCTCCACCGGCAAGGACAGCCTGGAGGAAGCCTTCGTGAGCGTGATTGGCAGCGAGCAGGGGTTGCGCGAATGA